The genomic segment TTCCGTATTCTACTTTGCTACACTTAACCTAAAAAGCAGGTGATAGCATGTGTGGTCGCTTTACTTTATTTACTGACTTTGGAACAATTATTGACCGCTTTAATATCGACTCAGCAATTGAAGAATCCCTTTATAATCCAAATTATAATGTAGCTCCCTCTCAATCCGTACTTTCTGTGATTAATGATGGGGAAAAGAATCGTCTTGGATATTTACGTTGGGGATTGATTCCTCCCTGGTCTAAAGATATGAAAATCGGTTATAAAATGATTAACGCTCGTTCAGAAACAATTGCCGAAAAACCAAGTTTTCGAAATGCCTATAAAAAGAAACGCTGTTTAATCCTTGCTGATTCGTTCTATGAATGGAAACGTACAGATGAACGTAAAATTCCTATGCGTATTAAACTGAAAAATGATCAACCATTTGGTATGGCTGGTTTATGGGAATCTTGGAAATCCCCAGAAGGAGAAATGATATATTCTTGTTCTGTAATTACCACTCAACCAAATAAGTTAATGACTGAAATACATGATAGAATGCCAGTAATATTAAAACCTGAAGATGAACAATTCTGGCTAAATCCAACAAATACAGATACTAACTCGTTAAGTAAATTACTTGTTCCCTTTGACTTTGAACAAATGGAAGCTTTTGAAGTTTCAAGTGATGTTAATTCTCCAAAAAACAATTCACCTAGCTTAATTCAGCAAATTTGTTGATGAATTAACCAATTAGTAAAAATATGTCGCCATACATAAATAAAGAAAGTTGCGAAGCTTTAACTATTTCACTATATATTTTTGCTGAATTATACCTAGGTCTACGAAAAAAGGTGAAGTCATTTTGTTTATTTTCCAAACGAATGCTAATTAATCTATTAAAGATGAATACGCTTTTTTCTTTGAAGTCAAATTAATAAATGAAACTTCCGCTCATCTCTTTAATATAAATTCTATCGTAAGATTTAAATTAGTTACCTAAACCTAATATTGTTTTATATGTCTCCATCTTGTGGAGAAAAGATTCTTCACCACCTTCAAGATATTGCAATATATGTTTAGTTATCTTGGCATTGCCATGATATCCTTGAGCTTCAACCCACCCTTTTCCATTATTTGAAGCTAGGACAATAACTTGCTCTGCACCTGCATTAGTTACTATGCTGGGGTTACCCCCTCTGTTAGGATAGATGTCGTACGATACTTTAGTGTTATACTTTAAGTAAATAACACGGAGGTCGATCGATATGAAAGAAAAAAATGGAGTACGATACTCGAAGGAACAAAAAGAGGCAATTGTTAAACGAATGATGCCACCACATAACGAATCAGTGGCTACTATCTCGAAGGAAGAAGGCATCACAGAACCAACGTTGTACAAGTGGCGTAAGGCTGCACGTGAAGCTGGTGTGGCAACGCCTGGCAATGGACAAACAAGTGACAAATGGACCAGTCAAGATAAGTTTTTAATCGTGATGGAGACCTTTGCGATGAACGAAACGGAATTGGCTGAATACTGTCGTAAAAAGGGTTTGTACCGTGAACAGATTGAATTATGGCGATCTGTTTGTCTCCAGGCAAACGGACAAGTATTTGATCAATCAAAGCAGTTATCTGGTGCGTTAAAGGAAGAACAGAAACGGGCAAAACAGTTAGAAAAAGATCTTCAAAAGAAGGAGAAAGCATTAGCGGAAGCTGCGGCGTTATTATTACTTAGAAAAAAGGCCCAAGCGATTTGGGGGGACGACGAGGAAGAATGATTAGCCCATCAAATCGCGCATTAGCTGTAGAACTCATCCAAGAAGCCAATCAAAATGGTGCGCGGTTAGCGAAGGCTTGTGAGGAACTTTATATTAGTGTACGAACCTACGAGCGCTGGGTGGCAGATGGTAAGGTTAAGGTCGATCAGCGTCCCTTTGCGAAAAGACCTGTTCCAAAAAATAAGTTGTCCGAGGAAGAGAAAAAGGAAATACTCGAGGTTGTTACACAAGAAGAATATGCCGACTTACCGCCGACACAAATTGTCCCAAAGCTTGCGGATAAAGGAACATATATTGCGTCAGAATCTACGTTTTACCGTGTTTTACGTGAAGGAAAGATGCAACACCACCGTGGACGTAGTCAAAAGCCAACACGAAGAATCCCCGAGAGTCATCTGGCCACATCGCCAAATCAGGTGTGGACATGGGATATTACGTGGCTTGGTGGACCTGTGAAAGGCTTGTATTATCGCCTCTATTTAATACTCGATCTATTTAGTAGAAAAGCAGTTGGGTGGGAAGTATGGGAAAAGGAAGAAGCGACACACGCTGAATCACTTGTAAAAAAAGCAGTCATTAATGAGAAAATCCAAGGGGCACCACTGGTGTTGCATTCAGACAATGGGAGTCCGATGAAAGCTGAGACTTTTTTAAGTTTACTTGAGAAGTTGGGGATCCAAAGTTCCTTTTCAAGACCACGTGTAAGCAATGATAATCCTTATTCAGAAGCCATGTTTCGAACACTTAAATACCGCCCTGATTATCCGCATAAGGGCTTTACCTCACTTGAAGAAGCCAGACAATGGGCACACCAATTTGTCCATTGGTATAATCATATTCATCTGCATAGTGGGCTGAATTATGTAACACCGGCACAGTGTCATGCCGGAGAACACGTAACCATATTGACAAAGAGAAAAGACGTATATGAAGCCGCAAAAGCGAAGCATCCAGAACGCTGGGCGAGGAGTCTAAGAAATTGGACACCTATTGAAAAAGTAGCACTTAATCCAATGCGTGATGAGGGAAAAAGGAAACGTTGAGTCCGCCTTAATACACTTTATTCCCTGATGATTTGAATGGAAAGAATGGATTTCCTTTCCATTCAAATCATCAGGCCAGCAAGCGTAACGCGGTAGCCTTGACTGAACACAACACTAAAGTAACTAAATGCGACAACTATGTTGACAAACACCGGTTATGAGTAACTATAATTACTTGCCTTTTGTTTTTTATTTTTTTTAAACTTTCAACTAAATTTTTATATATATATTGGCTATCCAAATTATCTTCCGGCTGATCGATAAGAAGTGGTGTATTATCGTTGGTATGTAGGCCAAAATTAAAAATAAATGTGAGAATTGCAGCGACTTTTTGTCCAAGAGATAAAGTTTCAATTGGAAGTAATAAAACTCCTTGTGATTTAGTGGATTCTTTAGAATTAATATTAAAATAAATATCAAAATCATCTTTAGCAGCAAAATACTTTCTTAGACATGCATCAATATTATTTTGATTTATAAATAATCCTTTAATTATTTCTCTATAAATTGAGTTTAAATTTTGACCTGTAATTGCTTCGTAACCTTCATTTACATCGTATAAAGACTTGTTAGCATTACTTTTCATAACACTAGATAAGCTAACTATCGCTTCTAACTTACTGAATCTTTGCCAAAGTAGTAATTCAAGAAAATCTAAAAAATCAATTTTTTCTATGATTTGGTATAGATATCTTTCAACATCTCCCCAGGTTAATAACAAACCTTTTATATGACGTTCTCTATTTATATTAAATAGTAGCTCTTCTAAGAAATCATGTTGTGGTTTATTACCGTGACCATAGTATATTTGCAAAATTTTTTTATTATTTTCATTAAAGCTGCTTATTTTTTCTGATACTATCTTTTTTCGTTCATTCATAGAAATCTTTAAAGAAGGTATTTGTTCTTTTAAATATTTTCTGTATTCCTATTAGTATTTCGAAGCTCCATAAGAAAAGAATCTATTTCATCAAACCTTATACCGTCGAAAATAACCTCTTTTACAAAGTCACCAATCTCACCTTTTTCTATTCTATGTACAATATTATTTATAGAATAGCTTTGGCGAAAAACATTATTTAAGATATCATTCTTGAGATATCCAGTTACTGGTCCAATTTGCTCACCGCTAATCTTATATAAATCTATCCAGTGATCTGCTAAAATTAATTTATGCATATCATTTCTTTCTTCCTTAAATGCCTTTTCTAAGAAAAATTCAGAAGTATAATACTCCTTGTGGGGGTCTAGCTGTGAAATAAATTTTAGCATATAGTCATCGTTATTATAGGTAAACTCAATTTCTATAACTCTATGTTCTGCGAGAAACTTAAGCTGTTGCTGATTAGCAGATGTACGTGAAAAAATAGTATCTATTAAATTTAGTAATGTAGACTTTCCAGTACCTCTGCCACCAATAATACAATTCAAATCTTTTGAAAAATCTACATAGAAACCGTTATCACCAATACTTATATTCCCTAAAAAACCCTTATCAGAGGGTTTTACATGGATATTTTTAATGAATTTATCAGTTACTTGTGGTTTCTCAGTGTAAATAGAAAACTTATAATCAGTTAATGCTTTTCTAAAACTGTTGAAAGATAATTCGTTTATCTTAATCCATGTATTTCTTATACCTATATCTTCTAGATAGTGAGAATCACCTTCATATATTATACAGAAGTCTTCTTTTCTTTTGTTTGAGTATTGTAAAATTTTTTTTTCAAACAGGTTATCTATATTATTTAAACTTGTAAATCCTAAAAGATGACTAGTAGCAAAGAGTTCCTTTTTATATAAACCAGTACCTAAGAAATCAGAAGAGTTAATGTGGGCTATATAACCTATTCCACCAATCTTTTGAATTTTTTTAATAATAGTTAGGCTAGTATCTATTGTTCCATCTACAGTAGAGTAAATATGGTTATTTACTAACTTCTGTACTTCAGAAATGCTACTTTCATCAAATATTCCTACTACATGGTTTTTATCAGAACAGGATATTTCTAACCCTAACAGTAAGAAAATTGATTTCCGGTATGTTGCACTTGATTTTATTCTTGTTTTAAAATACTCATTTAAGGCAAATTTGAGTTTATCATATCCTCCGATTGTGTTGTGATCTGTAATCACAACTAATTGAATGTTTTCACTATATAATTTATGTGCAATTAACATGTAGGTTAGATACTCTTTAAAGTTTTCATAGGGTATGTTCTTTTCTTCAAGTAACTTATAGTATCCATTACCCTCAAAATTTCCTTTTGTTATTTGTTCTGAAAAAGTTTGTATTTGTTCCTTATTAAATAATAATTCCCTTTCGCATATCTCTAAGATATCTTCAACTTCTAATTCTTTATACGTTTTTCCTTTGGTGAGTTTATAATCATGGGAAGCAGGAGTATGTAAGTGTATTTCACATTTTTGCAATGTACCAAATTTAGTTTTATTTTTTTTAAATTCATTAA from the Niallia sp. FSL W8-0635 genome contains:
- a CDS encoding SOS response-associated peptidase gives rise to the protein MCGRFTLFTDFGTIIDRFNIDSAIEESLYNPNYNVAPSQSVLSVINDGEKNRLGYLRWGLIPPWSKDMKIGYKMINARSETIAEKPSFRNAYKKKRCLILADSFYEWKRTDERKIPMRIKLKNDQPFGMAGLWESWKSPEGEMIYSCSVITTQPNKLMTEIHDRMPVILKPEDEQFWLNPTNTDTNSLSKLLVPFDFEQMEAFEVSSDVNSPKNNSPSLIQQIC
- a CDS encoding IS3 family transposase (programmed frameshift): MKEKNGVRYSKEQKEAIVKRMMPPHNESVATISKEEGITEPTLYKWRKAAREAGVATPGNGQTSDKWTSQDKFLIVMETFAMNETELAEYCRKKGLYREQIELWRSVCLQANGQVFDQSKQLSGALKEEQKRAKQLEKDLQKKEKALAEAAALLLLRKKAQGDLGGRRGRMISPSNRALAVELIQEANQNGARLAKACEELYISVRTYERWVADGKVKVDQRPFAKRPVPKNKLSEEEKKEILEVVTQEEYADLPPTQIVPKLADKGTYIASESTFYRVLREGKMQHHRGRSQKPTRRIPESHLATSPNQVWTWDITWLGGPVKGLYYRLYLILDLFSRKAVGWEVWEKEEATHAESLVKKAVINEKIQGAPLVLHSDNGSPMKAETFLSLLEKLGIQSSFSRPRVSNDNPYSEAMFRTLKYRPDYPHKGFTSLEEARQWAHQFVHWYNHIHLHSGLNYVTPAQCHAGEHVTILTKRKDVYEAAKAKHPERWARSLRNWTPIEKVALNPMRDEGKRKR
- a CDS encoding AAA family ATPase is translated as MNERKKIVSEKISSFNENNKKILQIYYGHGNKPQHDFLEELLFNINRERHIKGLLLTWGDVERYLYQIIEKIDFLDFLELLLWQRFSKLEAIVSLSSVMKSNANKSLYDVNEGYEAITGQNLNSIYREIIKGLFINQNNIDACLRKYFAAKDDFDIYFNINSKESTKSQGVLLLPIETLSLGQKVAAILTFIFNFGLHTNDNTPLLIDQPEDNLDSQYIYKNLVESLKKIKNKRQVIIVTHNRCLST
- a CDS encoding Spaf_1101 family AAA-like ATPase, translated to MNTLVNEFKKNKTKFGTLQKCEIHLHTPASHDYKLTKGKTYKELEVEDILEICERELLFNKEQIQTFSEQITKGNFEGNGYYKLLEEKNIPYENFKEYLTYMLIAHKLYSENIQLVVITDHNTIGGYDKLKFALNEYFKTRIKSSATYRKSIFLLLGLEISCSDKNHVVGIFDESSISEVQKLVNNHIYSTVDGTIDTSLTIIKKIQKIGGIGYIAHINSSDFLGTGLYKKELFATSHLLGFTSLNNIDNLFEKKILQYSNKRKEDFCIIYEGDSHYLEDIGIRNTWIKINELSFNSFRKALTDYKFSIYTEKPQVTDKFIKNIHVKPSDKGFLGNISIGDNGFYVDFSKDLNCIIGGRGTGKSTLLNLIDTIFSRTSANQQQLKFLAEHRVIEIEFTYNNDDYMLKFISQLDPHKEYYTSEFFLEKAFKEERNDMHKLILADHWIDLYKISGEQIGPVTGYLKNDILNNVFRQSYSINNIVHRIEKGEIGDFVKEVIFDGIRFDEIDSFLMELRNTNRNTENI